The following proteins are encoded in a genomic region of Neomonachus schauinslandi chromosome 7, ASM220157v2, whole genome shotgun sequence:
- the ZNF346 gene encoding zinc finger protein 346 isoform X6, whose product MEYPALGTVEAADSGGARPYNNSEEREGREPDGLRFDRERARRLWEAVSGAQPVGREEVEHMIQKNQCLFTNTQCKVCCALLISESQKLAHYQSKKHANKVKRYLAIHGMETLKGETKKLDSDQVTKNSGITPGPDSSAKADHSERLSHLGRLEMGGSVSQSHQRDKIRGC is encoded by the exons ATGGAGTATCCCGCGTTGGGCACCGTGGAGGCCGCGGACAGTGGAGGGGCCCGGCCATACAACAACTCCGAGGAGCGAGAAGGACGGGAACCGGACGGGCTGCGCTTCGACCGCGAGAGGGCGCGCCGCCTGTGGGAAGCAGTGTCCGGGGCCCAaccagtggggagggaggaag TGGAGCACATGATCCAGAAGAACCAGTGTCTCTTTACCAATACCCAGTGTAAGGTTTGCTGCGCCTTGCTCATTTCTGAGTCCCAGAAGCTGGCACACTACCAG AGCAAAAAACATGCCAACAAAGTGAAGAGATACCTAGCAATCCATGGAATGGAGACATTAAAAGGGGAAACGAAGAAGCTAGACTCAGATCAG GTCACCAAAAACAGTGGCATCACCCCTGGGCCAGATTCCAGTGCAAAGGCAGACCATTCAGAAAGACTCAGCCACCTTGGAAGACTAGAGAT
- the ZNF346 gene encoding zinc finger protein 346 isoform X7 has translation MEYPALGTVEAADSGGARPYNNSEEREGREPDGLRFDRERARRLWEAVSGAQPVGREEAGKGYPCKTCKIVLNSIEQYQAHVSGFKHKNQSPKTVASPLGQIPVQRQTIQKDSATLED, from the exons ATGGAGTATCCCGCGTTGGGCACCGTGGAGGCCGCGGACAGTGGAGGGGCCCGGCCATACAACAACTCCGAGGAGCGAGAAGGACGGGAACCGGACGGGCTGCGCTTCGACCGCGAGAGGGCGCGCCGCCTGTGGGAAGCAGTGTCCGGGGCCCAaccagtggggagggaggaag CTGGGAAGGGCTACCCCTGCAAGACGTGTAAGATAGTACTGAACTCCATAGAACAGTATCAAGCTCATGTCAGCGGCTTCAAACACAAGAACCA GTCACCAAAAACAGTGGCATCACCCCTGGGCCAGATTCCAGTGCAAAGGCAGACCATTCAGAAAGACTCAGCCACCTTGGAAGACTAG
- the ZNF346 gene encoding zinc finger protein 346 isoform X3: MEYPALGTVEAADSGGARPYNNSEEREGREPDGLRFDRERARRLWEAVSGAQPVGREEVEHMIQKNQCLFTNTQCKVCCALLISESQKLAHYQSSRSKDKNQCCPICNMTFSSPVVAQSHYLGKTHAKNLKLKQQSTKVEALHQNREMIDPDKFCSLCHATFNDPVMAQQHYVGKKHRKQETKLKLMAHYGRLADPAVTDSSAGKGYPCKTCKIVLNSIEQYQAHVSGFKHKNQSPKTVASPLGQIPVQRQTIQKDSATLED, from the exons ATGGAGTATCCCGCGTTGGGCACCGTGGAGGCCGCGGACAGTGGAGGGGCCCGGCCATACAACAACTCCGAGGAGCGAGAAGGACGGGAACCGGACGGGCTGCGCTTCGACCGCGAGAGGGCGCGCCGCCTGTGGGAAGCAGTGTCCGGGGCCCAaccagtggggagggaggaag TGGAGCACATGATCCAGAAGAACCAGTGTCTCTTTACCAATACCCAGTGTAAGGTTTGCTGCGCCTTGCTCATTTCTGAGTCCCAGAAGCTGGCACACTACCAG AGCAGCAGAAGCAAAGACAAGAACCAGTGCTGCCCCATCTGTAACATGACCTTTTCCTCCCCTGTCGTGGCCCAGTCGCACTACCTGGGGAAGACCCACGCAAAGAACTTAAAGCTGAAGCAGCAATCCACTAAGGTGGAAG CCTTGCACCAGAATAGAGAGATGATAGACCCAGACAAGTTCTGCAGCCTCTGCCATGCGACTTTCAACGACCCTGTCATGGCTCAACAACATTATGTGGGCAAGAAACACAGGAAACAGGAAACCAAGCTCAAACTCATGGCACACTATGGGCGGCTGGCAGACCCTGCTGTGACTGACTCATCAG CTGGGAAGGGCTACCCCTGCAAGACGTGTAAGATAGTACTGAACTCCATAGAACAGTATCAAGCTCATGTCAGCGGCTTCAAACACAAGAACCA GTCACCAAAAACAGTGGCATCACCCCTGGGCCAGATTCCAGTGCAAAGGCAGACCATTCAGAAAGACTCAGCCACCTTGGAAGACTAG
- the ZNF346 gene encoding zinc finger protein 346 isoform X4 gives MEYPALGTVEAADSGGARPYNNSEEREGREPDGLRFDRERARRLWEAVSGAQPVGREEVEHMIQKNQCLFTNTQCKVCCALLISESQKLAHYQSKKHANKVKRYLAIHGMETLKGETKKLDSDQKSSRSKDKNQCCPICNMTFSSPVVAQSHYLGKTHAKNLKLKQQSTKVEAGKGYPCKTCKIVLNSIEQYQAHVSGFKHKNQSPKTVASPLGQIPVQRQTIQKDSATLED, from the exons ATGGAGTATCCCGCGTTGGGCACCGTGGAGGCCGCGGACAGTGGAGGGGCCCGGCCATACAACAACTCCGAGGAGCGAGAAGGACGGGAACCGGACGGGCTGCGCTTCGACCGCGAGAGGGCGCGCCGCCTGTGGGAAGCAGTGTCCGGGGCCCAaccagtggggagggaggaag TGGAGCACATGATCCAGAAGAACCAGTGTCTCTTTACCAATACCCAGTGTAAGGTTTGCTGCGCCTTGCTCATTTCTGAGTCCCAGAAGCTGGCACACTACCAG AGCAAAAAACATGCCAACAAAGTGAAGAGATACCTAGCAATCCATGGAATGGAGACATTAAAAGGGGAAACGAAGAAGCTAGACTCAGATCAG AAGAGCAGCAGAAGCAAAGACAAGAACCAGTGCTGCCCCATCTGTAACATGACCTTTTCCTCCCCTGTCGTGGCCCAGTCGCACTACCTGGGGAAGACCCACGCAAAGAACTTAAAGCTGAAGCAGCAATCCACTAAGGTGGAAG CTGGGAAGGGCTACCCCTGCAAGACGTGTAAGATAGTACTGAACTCCATAGAACAGTATCAAGCTCATGTCAGCGGCTTCAAACACAAGAACCA GTCACCAAAAACAGTGGCATCACCCCTGGGCCAGATTCCAGTGCAAAGGCAGACCATTCAGAAAGACTCAGCCACCTTGGAAGACTAG
- the ZNF346 gene encoding zinc finger protein 346 isoform X2: MEYPALGTVEAADSGGARPYNNSEEREGREPDGLRFDRERARRLWEAVSGAQPVGREEVEHMIQKNQCLFTNTQCKVCCALLISESQKLAHYQSKKHANKVKRYLAIHGMETLKGETKKLDSDQKSSRSKDKNQCCPICNMTFSSPVVAQSHYLGKTHAKNLKLKQQSTKVEALHQNREMIDPDKFCSLCHATFNDPVMAQQHYVGKKHRKQETKLKLMAHYGRLADPAVTDSSAGKGYPCKTCKIVLNSIEQYQAHVSGFKHKNQSPKTVASPLGQIPVQRQTIQKDSATLED, encoded by the exons ATGGAGTATCCCGCGTTGGGCACCGTGGAGGCCGCGGACAGTGGAGGGGCCCGGCCATACAACAACTCCGAGGAGCGAGAAGGACGGGAACCGGACGGGCTGCGCTTCGACCGCGAGAGGGCGCGCCGCCTGTGGGAAGCAGTGTCCGGGGCCCAaccagtggggagggaggaag TGGAGCACATGATCCAGAAGAACCAGTGTCTCTTTACCAATACCCAGTGTAAGGTTTGCTGCGCCTTGCTCATTTCTGAGTCCCAGAAGCTGGCACACTACCAG AGCAAAAAACATGCCAACAAAGTGAAGAGATACCTAGCAATCCATGGAATGGAGACATTAAAAGGGGAAACGAAGAAGCTAGACTCAGATCAG AAGAGCAGCAGAAGCAAAGACAAGAACCAGTGCTGCCCCATCTGTAACATGACCTTTTCCTCCCCTGTCGTGGCCCAGTCGCACTACCTGGGGAAGACCCACGCAAAGAACTTAAAGCTGAAGCAGCAATCCACTAAGGTGGAAG CCTTGCACCAGAATAGAGAGATGATAGACCCAGACAAGTTCTGCAGCCTCTGCCATGCGACTTTCAACGACCCTGTCATGGCTCAACAACATTATGTGGGCAAGAAACACAGGAAACAGGAAACCAAGCTCAAACTCATGGCACACTATGGGCGGCTGGCAGACCCTGCTGTGACTGACTCATCAG CTGGGAAGGGCTACCCCTGCAAGACGTGTAAGATAGTACTGAACTCCATAGAACAGTATCAAGCTCATGTCAGCGGCTTCAAACACAAGAACCA GTCACCAAAAACAGTGGCATCACCCCTGGGCCAGATTCCAGTGCAAAGGCAGACCATTCAGAAAGACTCAGCCACCTTGGAAGACTAG
- the ZNF346 gene encoding zinc finger protein 346 isoform X1 gives MEYPALGTVEAADSGGARPYNNSEEREGREPDGLRFDRERARRLWEAVSGAQPVGREEVEHMIQKNQCLFTNTQCKVCCALLISESQKLAHYQSKKHANKVKRYLAIHGMETLKGETKKLDSDQKSSRSKDKNQCCPICNMTFSSPVVAQSHYLGKTHAKNLKLKQQSTKVEALSKRLTNPFLVASTLALHQNREMIDPDKFCSLCHATFNDPVMAQQHYVGKKHRKQETKLKLMAHYGRLADPAVTDSSAGKGYPCKTCKIVLNSIEQYQAHVSGFKHKNQSPKTVASPLGQIPVQRQTIQKDSATLED, from the exons ATGGAGTATCCCGCGTTGGGCACCGTGGAGGCCGCGGACAGTGGAGGGGCCCGGCCATACAACAACTCCGAGGAGCGAGAAGGACGGGAACCGGACGGGCTGCGCTTCGACCGCGAGAGGGCGCGCCGCCTGTGGGAAGCAGTGTCCGGGGCCCAaccagtggggagggaggaag TGGAGCACATGATCCAGAAGAACCAGTGTCTCTTTACCAATACCCAGTGTAAGGTTTGCTGCGCCTTGCTCATTTCTGAGTCCCAGAAGCTGGCACACTACCAG AGCAAAAAACATGCCAACAAAGTGAAGAGATACCTAGCAATCCATGGAATGGAGACATTAAAAGGGGAAACGAAGAAGCTAGACTCAGATCAG AAGAGCAGCAGAAGCAAAGACAAGAACCAGTGCTGCCCCATCTGTAACATGACCTTTTCCTCCCCTGTCGTGGCCCAGTCGCACTACCTGGGGAAGACCCACGCAAAGAACTTAAAGCTGAAGCAGCAATCCACTAAGGTGGAAG CTCTGTCGAAACGCCTTACAAACCCTTTCCTTGTGGCCTCCACCTTAGCCTTGCACCAGAATAGAGAGATGATAGACCCAGACAAGTTCTGCAGCCTCTGCCATGCGACTTTCAACGACCCTGTCATGGCTCAACAACATTATGTGGGCAAGAAACACAGGAAACAGGAAACCAAGCTCAAACTCATGGCACACTATGGGCGGCTGGCAGACCCTGCTGTGACTGACTCATCAG CTGGGAAGGGCTACCCCTGCAAGACGTGTAAGATAGTACTGAACTCCATAGAACAGTATCAAGCTCATGTCAGCGGCTTCAAACACAAGAACCA GTCACCAAAAACAGTGGCATCACCCCTGGGCCAGATTCCAGTGCAAAGGCAGACCATTCAGAAAGACTCAGCCACCTTGGAAGACTAG
- the ZNF346 gene encoding zinc finger protein 346 isoform X5 produces the protein MEYPALGTVEAADSGGARPYNNSEEREGREPDGLRFDRERARRLWEAVSGAQPVGREEALSKRLTNPFLVASTLALHQNREMIDPDKFCSLCHATFNDPVMAQQHYVGKKHRKQETKLKLMAHYGRLADPAVTDSSAGKGYPCKTCKIVLNSIEQYQAHVSGFKHKNQSPKTVASPLGQIPVQRQTIQKDSATLED, from the exons ATGGAGTATCCCGCGTTGGGCACCGTGGAGGCCGCGGACAGTGGAGGGGCCCGGCCATACAACAACTCCGAGGAGCGAGAAGGACGGGAACCGGACGGGCTGCGCTTCGACCGCGAGAGGGCGCGCCGCCTGTGGGAAGCAGTGTCCGGGGCCCAaccagtggggagggaggaag CTCTGTCGAAACGCCTTACAAACCCTTTCCTTGTGGCCTCCACCTTAGCCTTGCACCAGAATAGAGAGATGATAGACCCAGACAAGTTCTGCAGCCTCTGCCATGCGACTTTCAACGACCCTGTCATGGCTCAACAACATTATGTGGGCAAGAAACACAGGAAACAGGAAACCAAGCTCAAACTCATGGCACACTATGGGCGGCTGGCAGACCCTGCTGTGACTGACTCATCAG CTGGGAAGGGCTACCCCTGCAAGACGTGTAAGATAGTACTGAACTCCATAGAACAGTATCAAGCTCATGTCAGCGGCTTCAAACACAAGAACCA GTCACCAAAAACAGTGGCATCACCCCTGGGCCAGATTCCAGTGCAAAGGCAGACCATTCAGAAAGACTCAGCCACCTTGGAAGACTAG